The Phycisphaeraceae bacterium genome contains the following window.
CAGATGCGCGAGCGGTTCAGGCGCGTCGAGTCGATCGATGCATTCCTCAATGGCCGCGCCGGACACGCACCCGCAACGCCAGTCGCCTCCGGATCGGTGCCGAGCCGAGGTGACCACGCATGAGCGATCTCCTCATCGTGCTCCGCAGCTTGCGGGCTCGGCGCCTGAGCACGCTGATCACCTCGCTCACCGTCGCGATCGCGGTGGCCCTCCTGATGGTGCTGCTCACTCTTCGAGCGGCGGCCTCCAAGGCGTTCGAGCGCGGAAGCGGCAATGCGCACCTTCTGGTCAGCGCCGATTCGAGCCCGCTCACCACCGTGCTCAACGGGCTCTTCTATGCGGCCCCGCCGCAGCGCCCGCTGACCCTCGCGAAGGTCGAGGAGATCCGAGGCATGTTCCCCTTCGAGTGGGCCATTCCCACGCAGCAGGGCGACAGCTACCGCGGCTTTCCCACCCTCGCGACCGAGTCGATCTACTTTGAAAAGTTCGAGCCCGTGGCCGGAGAGCCATGGAAGTTCGTTTCGGGGCGTCCCTTTCGACGCACGGCCCCGGGCAAGCCATTCGAAATGGTTGCAGGCGCTGCCGCGGCGCGAGGGGCTCAACTCTCCGTGGGCGATGTCATCCACCTCACGCATGGCGCGGGGTCGAGTCGCGAGGGTGTCGGCCACATTCACGAGGAGTATGGCTTCGAGGTCGTTGGAATACTCGAGCCGACCGGCTCGGCCCATGACCGAGCGCTCTTCGTCGACCTCGAGGCGAGCTGGATCCTTCACGCACATGATCGCCTCGAGATGGAGGGCAAGCTCCATGCCGACGAAGATGAAGCCTGCGATGAAGATCACGACCACGGGCCCGAGTGCAATCACCCGATCGTGACGGTGGACGACCTGCTCGACGATGACCGTCTGGCCACGGGCATCCTGCTCCGGCTCCCCACCCGCGGTGGCACCGGCGCTCCCGCCGCCCTCCAGCAGGTTCACGACATGCTGCGGCGCGACACGACGATCATGGTCGCGAGCCCATCGGAGGAGGTCCGCAAGCTCCTCAACATCGTGGGCAATGTCGACGGTCTCTTTGTCCTGATGGCGGTCGCGGTGCTCGTCTCAAGCGCGATTGCCATCATGCTGGCGCTCTACGACGGCATGGCGGCCCGGCGTCGGCAGATCGCGGTGCTTCGTGTGCTCGGCTTCAGTCGAGGGCGCATCGCCTCGCTGGTCCTCACGGAGAGCGCCGTGATCGGTGCTGTCGGCGCAGCACTCGGGGTCGCCTTCAGCATCGGCGGCATGCGCTTCGCCTCGTCATTTCTCGAAGCACGCGTTGGACTGGTCTTCGACGCCGGTCTCGATGTTCGCGTGGCGCTCCTTGTCGCCGGTTCCGCGGTGCTGCTCGCGGCACTCGCTGGTTGCCTTCCCGCGATGGCCGCCTATCGCACCGCGGTCTGGCGCTCGCTTCGTCCTCTCGCATGAAGTGCGCTCTCGCGATCACCTCCGATGATCCTGTCCACTCGCCTTGATTCGACTCGGATCGTTCCCCCATGAAGTGGCTCTGGCTCTGTTTCGGTCTGCTCATGGTCGGTGCCGTCATTGTCCTGTGGCAGGAGACGACACCGACGCGCGCCCTGTCACCAACTCCCGCGACATCGGCGCGCACGCTCGAACCGGTGCGGCCTTCAGCGCAGCCACCGGCGGTGCGCCAGGCGAGCGT
Protein-coding sequences here:
- a CDS encoding ABC transporter permease, encoding MSDLLIVLRSLRARRLSTLITSLTVAIAVALLMVLLTLRAAASKAFERGSGNAHLLVSADSSPLTTVLNGLFYAAPPQRPLTLAKVEEIRGMFPFEWAIPTQQGDSYRGFPTLATESIYFEKFEPVAGEPWKFVSGRPFRRTAPGKPFEMVAGAAAARGAQLSVGDVIHLTHGAGSSREGVGHIHEEYGFEVVGILEPTGSAHDRALFVDLEASWILHAHDRLEMEGKLHADEDEACDEDHDHGPECNHPIVTVDDLLDDDRLATGILLRLPTRGGTGAPAALQQVHDMLRRDTTIMVASPSEEVRKLLNIVGNVDGLFVLMAVAVLVSSAIAIMLALYDGMAARRRQIAVLRVLGFSRGRIASLVLTESAVIGAVGAALGVAFSIGGMRFASSFLEARVGLVFDAGLDVRVALLVAGSAVLLAALAGCLPAMAAYRTAVWRSLRPLA